A single Amphiura filiformis chromosome 8, Afil_fr2py, whole genome shotgun sequence DNA region contains:
- the LOC140159709 gene encoding uncharacterized protein, with protein MPMPSNVLSTVDESKSPVPTIRARSEYRSIVDHDDYQDLCTNNNNNEVHTVTEVMPHYTKPPKVRYTTTTTPWSVSLESITEEEEDASGDRRRQEEDSSSESTYATYINDVNESPKIYHAGRVWCITKSRHIEPPVQQHAGYLETNIDDVNEHQLVHDQTFHRYKFDDAVLMVDREMEAQNPVLAVMPTPSYLLQVSKHELGSSNGWVETFSSTIIIQPPDISPTIHLEKFPIESEICETENTATFAENQEVTLCNEGFLETDIDNVVMPIKQEEGTKQVDEEIEDKIETPQEIDTHVENTEKHVNGVLSERKDGDKTKSQKGKKFMDKFRRSDSSETKDKTKKKKGKKSKRRKGKKDERDPFDIDDDEDFTTLHDSDEEDEEEAEEGGNCENTTENAFVVEVTTNAEDEPEIHPSNIEGTENQPSHTAEPEHQTPLSTSPSHGSKRPERSSVRLLCCQAPRMRPSSADSVKSGPYLASVEQTSKRQSNVTEITELIGNSSEDDGHISGPEFINGIELQPGQLNFNDNVEDQTNSVVIDSIATSDNPKAYYSIRPSSYEFLEESPISSTKDEIQFKIPIASSEDDGFDDDELSFNGSLIENGNIIKPKGYAEETTHAFYLIGTPGNVIVGDDVTQQIHSKPNQATHSNDMCTEHKQIHSNLDKKTVIPPQSSIYNHTPLLAQKQSAFNTKQVEDENEPAGATQNPRSTKYGGEIELGSDSLEILSDTKQERPDRIKELLTEFKQDVRQDVDDKQDEVSITKHEEEKPSQLSARVITVAKLDPIVATKQPDTNEIPHVRTPDSETFDKSSIHSDASERASLVITEQRARVRESLSKLNLPDWYKRSKYHRKVLNDELNVDYPDYASEPRIMSCSPTAGGSDWSMDSTGTGSSVTKLSFISEARYRRAYHNYDRYYKSFSSADRPIRTAFSCAELPRGTYPYPYDAKDPRCEIQAEAGEKYHSSDALLSVDDEPLIDKKSSSVLQSSPHHTSTPNLSPGRNRSRSMGDSYKKTPKDCNLSALSIRRLERETNDAVFYITGKVDGKSAPELVSPGDDSGFNDSYEPPRETRYEIKEAYIRPTDLQTTKESPVGDARQGVKNSYKSPPSKPPRISESEKVNVSNENHIQSKGIGPSSEPKSYQFVPITLAQDEVTQTFQSNLSHQTPKQEETSTPRKSESTQIAPTIRPDPRYKPDGSRNEKVTPFPMVTPSKNEVVSSSPAGSPSRRQKCNVQITITDTSLDEEPIPILSANTPNDTPHDPIPRPKSPIDFDEFRESNFAAVLSVVTSSKPKNTLGKHGNNIKPPPEVSMEEIVDSLLGLSSTSRSPSRNELQDADSYAKTARQGSVPEINWSSLSDQQQLSSAMNKSSSLDSLFSDEGLSPLNSIIIRNDEEEEELSGSSKESTPRLPRDIIGNELVMVKCSYRKCEKVKELEEARKSYKTCHNCYTYYCSRECRLAHWEKHKKKCVYSRINSAAKHVIYNSRYNEDLQNDLSRIARTGYLSRGRGAILFIFPDVDSAESYMTFGMEGLPFPPTYSTIRDLENSGLFGDHLNFLIQMCRTYDPDVKFVLNVAIMASGESSSKTRPRKQAQSIKKCAKVRLSMMHTQARQLPSKDRETLILTAPSGVSSEGLLDKKSRQICFIHIQRQLRQRGVSLRHQHSDVYDQLCRWVEYHDHFTPVTIYPREGGTGPRFMCVLMPDSDPNDFGWIDNPQLLDSIDLDAELDKLEDVVSSATATKL; from the exons ATGCCTATGCCGAGTaacgtgctatctacggtagacgagAGTAAGTCACCCGTACCTACTATACGCGCACGTAGTGAATACAGATCCATCGTAGATCATGATGACTAtcaagatttgtgtacaaataacaacaataatgaGGTACACACTGTAACAGAAGTGATGCCACATTATACAAAACCACCTAAAGTTAGGTACACTACTACCACGACTCCATGGAGTGTATCTTTAGAGAGTATTACGGAAGAAGAAGAGGATGCCTCTGGAGACAGGAGGCGCCAGGAGGAAGACTCAAGCTCTGAATCAACGTATGCAACCTACATAAACGATGTCAATGAATCCCCAAAGATATACCATGCGGGTAGAGTATGGTGTATTACAAAATCACGACATATTGAGCCACCGGTACAACAACATGCAGGTTATCTGGAAACAAATATTGATGATGTTAATGAACATCAGCTTGTGCATGATCAAACTTTTCATAGATATAAATTTGATGATGCTGTTTTGATGGTAGATAGAGAAATGGAAGCTCAGAATCCTGTATTAGCCGTTATGCCTACTCCTTCGTATCTACTTCAAG TAAGCAAACATGAACTTGGTTCATCAAATGGTTGGGTAGAAACTTTTAGTTCAACCATCATCATCCAACCACCCGATATTTCACCAACGATCCACCTCGAAAAATTTCCTATagaaagtgaaatttgtgaaacaGAAAATACAGCAACTTTCGCCGAAAACCAGGAAGTAACTCTCTGTAATGAAGGGTTTTTAGAAACGGATATCGACAATGTTGTCATGCCAATCAAACAAGAGGAAGGAACTAAACAAGTTGATGAGGAAATAGAAGATAAAATAGAAACACCACAAGAAATAGATACTCATGTCGAGAATACAGAGAAACATGTAAATGGTGTTTTAAGCGAACGCAAAGATGGTGATAAAACCAAaagtcaaaaaggtaaaaagttTATGGACAAATTTAGAAGATCAGACAGCTCAGAAACAAaagataaaactaaaaagaagaaAGGGAAGAAATCAAAACGCCGTAAAGGTAAAAAGGATGAAAGAGATCcttttgatattgatgatgatgaagattttACAACATTACATGACtctgatgaagaagatgaagaggaagCGGAAGAAGGAGGAAATTGCGAGAACACAACGGAGAACGCATTTGTTGTAGAGGTCACGACAAATGCCGAAGATGAACCTGAAATACATCCATCAAACATTGAGGGCACTGAAAATCAACCATCGCACACCGCGGAGCCAGAACATCAGACGCCACTATCTACTAGCCCAAGTCATGGATCAAAGCGCCCAGAGCGCTCAAGCGTCCGATTGTTATGTTGTCAAGCGCCTCGAATGAGACCAAGTAGCGCAGATAGCGTGAAAAGTGGTCCTTACTTAGCATCAGTCGAACAAACAAGTAAACGCCAATCTAACGTTACTGAAATCACAGAGCTTATCGGGAATTCATCTGAGGACGATGGTCATATATCAGGCCCTGAGTTTATAAATGGCATTGAATTGCAACCAGGTCAACTGAACTTTAATGACAATGTCGAAGATCAAACAAACTCTGTTGTCATAGACTCTATAGCAACGAGTGACAATCCTAAAGCTTATTACTCTATTCGCCCTAGTTCCTATGAATTTCTTGAAGAATCCCCGATTTCTTCAACGAAAGATGAAATACAATTCAAGATCCCTATTGCATCTTCAGAAGATGATGgatttgatgatgatgaattaAGTTTTAATGGTTCACTCATTGAAAATGGGAACATAATCAAACCAAAGGGATATGCAGAAGAAACTACGCATGCGTTTTATCTGATAGGGACGCCAGGGAATGTAATAGTTGGCGATGACGTAACTCAGCAAATACATTCAAAGCCAAATCAAGCTACTCATTCTAATGATATGTGTACTGAGCACAAGCAAATACATTCAAATCTTGATAAGAAGACCGTTATACCACCACAAAGTTCTATTTATAACCACACACCGTTGCTAGCTCAAAAACAAAGTGCCTTTAATACTAAACAAGTGGAAGACGAGAATGAACCAGCCGGTGCAACACAAAACCCGAGATCAACTAAATACGGAGGAGAAATAGAACTTGGCAGTGATAGTCTGGAAATTCTATCCGACACGAAACAGGAACGACCAGATCGAATAAAAGAACTATTAACTGAATTTAAACAGGACGTAAGGCAAGACGTAGACGATAAACAAGATGAGGTTTCAATTACTAAACATGAGGAAGAAAAACCAAGTCAATTATCCGCGAGAGTAATCACTGTAGCAAAATTGGATCCTATTGTCGCTACCAAACAACCCGATACTAATGAAATACCACATGTACGAACACCAGACAGTGAGACCTTTGACAAGAGTTCTATACACAGTGACGCAAGTGAGAGGGCTAGTCTGGTCATAACAGAACAACGAGCAAGAGTCCGTGAATCTTTGAGTAAGCTTAATCTGCCGGATTGGTATAAACGATCTAAGTATCACCGGAAAGTCCTGAATGATGAGCTAAATGTGGATTATCCTGACTATGCTTCTGAACCCAGGATTATGAGTTGTTCACCAACTGCTGGTGGTAGTGATTGGAGTATGGATTCAACGGGGACAGGTTCGAGTGTGACAAAACTCTCCTTTATATCGGAAGCAAGATATCGACGAGCTTATCACAATTACGATCGATATTATAAAAGTTTTTCATCAGCAGATAGACCAATTCGAACAGCTTTCTCATGCGCTGAACTACCACGTGGGACGTACCCTTATCCTTATGATGCAAAAGATCCACGATGTGAAATCCAAGCAGAAGCCGGTGAGAAATACCACAGTAGTGATGCTTTGCTAAGTGTTGATGATGAACCTCTTATAGACAAAAAATCAAGTTCCGTGCTTCAGTCATCTCCGCATCATACAAGTACTCCGAATTTGTCTCCAGGTCGCAATAGAAGTCGATCCATGGGAGACTCGTACAAAAAGACTCCTAAAGACTGTAATTTAAGTGCACTTTCTATACGACGACTTGAGCGTGAGACAAATGATGCTGTTTTCTATATAACAGGAAAGGTAGATGGTAAATCAGCTCCTGAACTTGTAAGTCCCGGTGACGATTCTGGATTCAACGATAGTTATGAGCCTCCCAGGGAAACAAGGTATGAAATAAAAGAAGCTTATATCAGACCAACGGACTTACAAACTACAAAAGAGTCACCCGTAGGCGATGCACGTCAAGGTGTGAAAAACAGTTACAAGTCACCACCGTCCAAGCCTCCGAGAATTTCGGAATCTGAAAAGGTAAACGTTTCCAATGAAAATCACATTCAGAGCAAGGGAATAGGGCCATCTAGCGAGCCAAAAAGCTACCAATTTGTACCAATTACTCTAGCACAAGATGAAGTTACACAGACTTTTCAAAGTAATTTATCGCACCAAACACCGAAACAAGAGGAGACTTCAACACCACGAAAATCAGAGAGTACACAAATTGCGCCAACAATTCGACCAGATCCTCGTTATAAACCAGATGGGAGTAGAAATGAAAAAGTGACTCCTTTTCCAATGGTGACACCATCCAAGAATGAAGTAGTGTCCTCGAGTCCAGCTGGTTCTCCATCCCGACGTCAGAAATGTAACGTTCAGATTACCATAACAGATACATCCCTTGACGAAGAACCTATTCCGATCTTATCAGCAAACACCCCAAATGATACTCCTCATGATCCAATCCCAAGACCCAAATCCCCGATAGATTTTGATGAATTCAGGGAATCAAACTTTGCCGCCGTCCTGTCAGTAGTGACCTCTAGTAAGCCAAAGAACACTCTCGGAAAACACGGCAATAACATTAAACCTCCTCCAGAAGTTAGCATGGAAGAGATTGTTGATAGTTTATTAGGTCTCTCATCCACCAGTCGATCTCCTAGCAGAAACGAGCTTCAAGATGCAGATAGTTATGCAAAGACAGCACGACAAGGATCAGTTCCAGAGATAAACTGGTCTTCTCTCTCCGACCAACAACAATTAAGCAGCGCCATGAATAAAAGCTCGAGTCTTGACAGTCTTTTCAGCGACGAGGGTTTGAGTCCACTCAATTCAATTATTATCAGAAATGACGAAGAAGAAGAGGAATTAAGTGGATCAAGTAAAGAGTCAACACCTCGTTTACCCCGTGACATTATTGGAAATGAACTTGTCATGGTTAAATGTAGCTATAGGAAGTGTGAAAAAGTAAAGGAACTCGAAGAAGCTCGGAAGTCTTACAAAACTTGTCATAACTGTTACACTTACTATTGTTCAAGAGAATGTCGTCTAGCTCACTGGGAGAAACATAAAAAGAAATGTGTATACAGTCGAATTAACAGTGCTGCTAAGCATGTTATCTACAACAGTCGATATAACGAAGATTTGCAGAATGATCTTAGTAGGATAGCACGTACTGGTTACTTGTCACGTGGTCGCGGCGCCATCTTGTTTATCTTTCCCGATGTAGATTCAGCAGAGAGTTATATGACGTTCGGCATGGAAGGATTGCCATTCCCGCCAACATATTCAACAATACGAGACCTGGAGAATTCTGGTCTCTTTGGAGatcatttaaatttcttgatCCAGATGTGCAGGACTTATGATCCAGATGTTAAATTTGTGTTAAACGTAGCTATCATGGCATCTGGTGAATCGTCATCTAAAACTCGTCCGAGAAAACAAGCACAAAGCATCAAGAAGTGCGCGAAGGTTCGGTTAAGCATGATGCATACGCAGGCGCGTCAATTACCAAGTAAAGACAGAGAAACTCTCATATTGACTGCGCCATCTGGCGTGTCTTCTGAAGGGCTGCTAGACAAGAAGAGCAGACAGATATGCTTTATTCACATCCAACGTCAGCTACGACAGAGAGGTGTCAGCCTTCGACATCAGCACTCGGACGTCTACGACCAGTTATGTCGTTGGGTAGAGTACCACGACCATTTTACACCCGTGACAATTTACCCCCGAGAAGGAGGCACAGGTCCCCGGTTCATGTGCGTCTTAATGCCAGATTCGGATCCAAATGATTTTGGTTGGATAGATAATCCTCAATTGTTGGATTCCATCGATTTAGATGCCGAACTTGATAAGCTTGAAGATGTAGTTAGTAGCGCAACTGCAACGAAACTTTGA